In Parasegetibacter sp. NRK P23, a single genomic region encodes these proteins:
- a CDS encoding Ldh family oxidoreductase, whose protein sequence is METSTFSYGQLSAFTKDIFLAIGCSEPDATLAAEVLLSADLRGVDSHGVARLSGYVRLWEAGRINATPDIRVVHETPSTAVVDGDSGLGLVVAPFAMKVAIDKAANAGTGWVSVRNSNHYGIAGYHAMMALEKDMIGMSMTNASPLVAPTFSTERLLGTNPICVAIPGGKEPAFVADMATTTAANGKLEILQRKQQPAPAGWIQDKEGNSTSDAHALKTGGALLPLGGTREQGSHKGYALGSIVDIFSAVLSGANYGPWVPPFPAYVPMPENMPGKGIGHFFGAMRVDAFRPKEEFFKDMEQWINRFRNAKTVPGEEKVLIPGDPERAYEAIRRAEGIPLLQPVVEDLSALAQKFGCKL, encoded by the coding sequence ATGGAAACAAGCACATTTTCTTACGGTCAACTGAGTGCATTCACGAAAGATATTTTTCTGGCGATCGGCTGCTCCGAACCAGATGCAACCCTGGCAGCGGAAGTGTTGCTGAGCGCTGACCTGCGGGGTGTTGATTCACATGGAGTGGCCAGGTTAAGCGGTTATGTGCGCCTTTGGGAAGCGGGCCGCATCAACGCTACACCCGATATCAGGGTGGTACATGAAACGCCTTCCACCGCTGTTGTGGACGGAGACAGTGGACTGGGCCTTGTGGTGGCGCCATTCGCCATGAAGGTAGCCATTGATAAGGCCGCAAATGCGGGAACGGGTTGGGTGAGCGTACGCAACTCCAATCATTATGGTATTGCGGGTTATCACGCCATGATGGCGCTGGAAAAAGATATGATCGGCATGAGCATGACCAATGCCAGTCCTTTGGTGGCGCCAACTTTTTCTACCGAAAGACTGCTTGGCACAAATCCTATATGTGTAGCGATTCCTGGTGGAAAGGAGCCTGCTTTTGTGGCGGACATGGCCACTACAACCGCCGCAAACGGCAAGCTGGAAATCCTGCAGCGCAAACAGCAGCCCGCGCCGGCCGGCTGGATACAGGACAAAGAGGGCAATTCCACCTCGGATGCGCATGCGCTTAAAACAGGCGGTGCATTGCTGCCATTAGGAGGCACCAGGGAACAGGGAAGCCACAAGGGGTATGCACTTGGCTCGATAGTGGACATATTCTCCGCGGTACTCAGCGGAGCAAACTATGGTCCGTGGGTTCCGCCATTCCCTGCCTATGTTCCTATGCCTGAAAATATGCCGGGTAAAGGCATTGGGCATTTCTTTGGCGCTATGCGGGTGGATGCTTTCAGGCCCAAAGAAGAATTCTTCAAAGATATGGAGCAGTGGATCAACAGGTTCAGGAACGCGAAAACAGTTCCCGGTGAAGAGAAAGTACTGATACCCGGTGATCCGGAAAGGGCTTATGAGGCCATCCGAAGAGCAGAAGGAATACCGCTGCTCCAGCCTGTGGTAGAAGATTTGAGTGCGCTGGCGCAAAAATTCGGCTGCAAGCTTTAA
- a CDS encoding RsmB/NOP family class I SAM-dependent RNA methyltransferase, whose product MKWHSYLNTAAQVLGAYRGDLPFHHFIRQFFKQDKKYGSRDRRMISQLCYGYLRLGGALKEEPVEDRILAGYFLTVTHRDELLQTFRPQWFAWWESHPAATLTERIALLQQTYPAFQVEGIFPLLEKLGAISDSHQFFKAHLVQPDVYLRIRPGHKKTVLLKLENAGIAFRLIAPATIAVGATAPLDQVLELNREAVIQDASSQMVGELMEEMKTLLPEKGLKVWDCCAASGGKSILVKDVVGKMELTVSDVRESVLHNLRSRMKEAGIGGYKALVADLANPSTFIPLEKQSFDLIIADVPCSGSGTWARTPEQLAAFKEADLGKYTTLQEKIVSRVLPYLKNGGTLLYITCSVFREENEDRVTFLQQEKGLKLVKAAYLEGYAQKADTLYAAFFTA is encoded by the coding sequence ATGAAGTGGCATTCCTATCTAAATACAGCTGCGCAGGTGCTCGGTGCTTACCGGGGCGACCTTCCCTTCCACCATTTTATCCGGCAATTCTTTAAGCAGGATAAAAAATACGGTTCCCGCGACAGGCGCATGATCTCACAGTTGTGTTATGGTTATCTCCGGTTGGGCGGCGCTTTGAAAGAGGAGCCGGTGGAGGACAGGATACTTGCCGGGTATTTCCTGACCGTTACGCACCGCGATGAATTGCTGCAAACCTTCAGGCCGCAATGGTTCGCCTGGTGGGAAAGCCATCCCGCCGCTACATTAACTGAACGAATAGCGCTGCTCCAACAAACATACCCCGCTTTCCAGGTAGAGGGTATTTTTCCGCTCCTGGAGAAACTCGGGGCCATTTCAGATAGCCATCAATTCTTCAAAGCGCACCTGGTACAGCCCGATGTGTACCTCCGGATCAGGCCCGGACATAAAAAGACCGTTCTGCTGAAACTTGAAAATGCCGGTATTGCTTTCCGGCTGATCGCCCCGGCCACCATCGCGGTTGGCGCCACAGCTCCGCTCGACCAGGTGCTGGAACTGAACCGGGAAGCCGTGATACAGGATGCCAGTTCACAAATGGTGGGGGAACTGATGGAAGAAATGAAAACATTGCTGCCTGAAAAAGGGCTGAAAGTATGGGATTGCTGCGCAGCGAGTGGTGGGAAATCCATTCTCGTGAAAGATGTGGTGGGGAAGATGGAACTTACCGTGTCTGATGTCAGGGAATCTGTTTTGCACAACCTGCGGTCGCGGATGAAAGAAGCGGGTATCGGAGGATACAAGGCCCTGGTGGCCGATCTGGCCAATCCTTCAACCTTTATTCCCCTTGAGAAACAAAGTTTCGACCTGATTATTGCCGATGTACCGTGCAGCGGATCAGGAACCTGGGCCAGAACGCCGGAACAGCTCGCCGCTTTTAAGGAAGCTGATCTAGGTAAATACACCACACTCCAGGAAAAGATCGTTTCCAGGGTATTGCCCTATTTGAAGAATGGTGGAACATTGTTGTACATTACCTGTTCAGTTTTCAGGGAGGAAAATGAGGACAGGGTTACGTTTCTGCAACAGGAAAAAGGATTGAAACTGGTGAAGGCCGCTTACCTGGAAGGGTATGCGCAAAAGGCTGATACGCTCTATGCCGCATTCTTTACCGCCTGA
- the mnmA gene encoding tRNA 2-thiouridine(34) synthase MnmA — MSRKGKVLVAMSGGIDSTVTALMLHQQGYEVVGITMKTWDYATSGGSTGKKETGCCNLDSFNDARMAAVEHGFSHFILDIRDEFGDFVVENFVEEYLAGRTPNPCVMCNTHIKWRALLKRADALDCEFIATGHYASIHQHDNGRYFISKGKDDTKDQSYVLWGLQQDLLSRTLLPLGGYHKSEIRQMAMDMGYPELAKKAESYEICFVPDNDYRGFLKRKVDGLEERVAGGNFVDKTGKVLGQHKGYPFYTIGQRKGLDITLGRPVYVTDIFPETNTVVLGDEPDLDRNDMFVGKVNMIKYDTITDGMEAITKIRYKDRGAVAELSNKDGGVNVRFNAPVKGIAPGQSAVFYEGDHVIGGGIIQRAIIS, encoded by the coding sequence ATGAGCAGAAAAGGAAAAGTACTGGTGGCAATGAGCGGCGGAATTGATAGCACCGTCACCGCTTTAATGCTGCACCAACAAGGTTATGAAGTAGTGGGCATCACCATGAAAACATGGGATTACGCCACCAGCGGAGGAAGCACCGGCAAAAAAGAGACCGGCTGCTGCAACCTCGATTCTTTCAACGACGCACGTATGGCCGCCGTAGAACACGGTTTCTCCCATTTTATCCTGGACATCAGGGATGAATTCGGCGATTTTGTCGTGGAAAATTTCGTGGAAGAATACCTAGCCGGTAGAACACCCAACCCCTGCGTGATGTGTAATACCCATATCAAATGGCGCGCGCTCCTGAAAAGAGCCGATGCGCTGGATTGCGAATTCATCGCCACCGGGCATTACGCCAGCATCCACCAGCACGACAACGGAAGGTATTTCATCAGCAAAGGAAAGGACGATACAAAAGACCAAAGTTATGTGTTGTGGGGGCTGCAACAGGACCTGCTGAGCAGAACACTGCTCCCGCTGGGTGGCTACCACAAATCAGAGATCAGGCAGATGGCCATGGACATGGGCTACCCTGAACTCGCCAAAAAAGCGGAAAGCTATGAAATCTGCTTTGTGCCCGACAACGACTACCGCGGCTTCCTGAAAAGAAAAGTGGACGGGCTCGAAGAAAGGGTCGCCGGCGGCAATTTTGTGGACAAAACCGGTAAGGTACTGGGACAACATAAAGGATACCCGTTCTATACCATTGGTCAACGGAAAGGATTGGACATTACCCTGGGAAGGCCCGTTTATGTGACGGATATCTTCCCCGAAACCAATACGGTGGTGCTTGGCGACGAACCTGATCTGGACCGGAACGACATGTTCGTGGGCAAAGTGAACATGATCAAATACGACACCATTACAGATGGTATGGAAGCCATCACAAAGATCCGGTACAAAGACCGTGGCGCCGTAGCCGAACTGTCGAACAAAGACGGCGGCGTGAATGTAAGGTTCAACGCGCCCGTTAAAGGAATAGCCCCGGGACAAAGCGCCGTCTTCTATGAAGGTGATCATGTGATTGGCGGGGGCATCATCCAGCGCGCAATTATTTCGTAA
- a CDS encoding S8 family peptidase, translated as MNQALIQTSDPAVLQRIRALPFVAGDGRMSPRMDAPVPEKRVDKFVAENEEALSIQPRTTNTPLNYGNSYPQIHLHEGDFLHGKGLRGENMLIAVLDAGFQGYKTNPMFDSLRLQNRVLMEWDFINNEASVNEDHPHGMQCLSTLAANRPGVMVGSAPYAQYLLFRTENAAREYPYEEQAWLVAAEKADSAGADMISSSLGYLDFDDPAFNYSYQQRDGNTSLITRAADMAAAKGILVMNSAGNNGNLTNENKFVSCPGDADSVFTVGAVNVSGQIAGFSSWGPAYGGKTKPNAVSVGQGTVVANNAGNAASGNGTSFANPNLAGMVACLWQAFPDCSNMEIIRAVEQSSDRYNAPHERYGYGLPNFKKAHDILARQKEQKNYQQILGKNNIKAYPVPFDDELRVAFKAEADGALQLRLVDLSGKPIDHKQMVVHKEQYYTVEFRGLLKLPAGVYYLQTSDGTQKNMIPVIRR; from the coding sequence ATGAACCAGGCGCTCATTCAAACCTCGGACCCGGCTGTATTGCAACGGATACGAGCACTTCCTTTTGTTGCCGGAGATGGCCGGATGTCGCCAAGAATGGACGCTCCCGTTCCGGAGAAACGCGTGGATAAGTTTGTTGCGGAAAATGAAGAGGCGCTGTCCATTCAGCCCAGAACCACCAATACACCATTAAACTACGGCAACAGCTACCCGCAGATACATCTACATGAAGGTGATTTCCTGCATGGCAAGGGGCTTCGTGGCGAAAACATGCTGATCGCCGTGCTGGATGCGGGTTTCCAGGGCTATAAAACCAATCCTATGTTCGATAGCCTGCGCCTGCAGAACAGGGTATTGATGGAGTGGGATTTTATCAATAATGAAGCTTCTGTAAACGAGGACCATCCCCATGGCATGCAGTGCCTTTCCACACTGGCCGCCAACCGGCCCGGCGTTATGGTGGGTTCCGCTCCTTACGCGCAATACCTGTTGTTCCGCACGGAAAACGCAGCCAGGGAATACCCTTATGAAGAACAGGCCTGGCTGGTAGCCGCGGAAAAAGCGGACAGCGCCGGAGCCGATATGATCTCTTCCTCACTGGGCTACCTGGATTTTGACGACCCCGCATTCAACTATAGTTACCAGCAACGCGATGGCAATACCAGCCTGATTACCCGCGCAGCGGATATGGCCGCGGCTAAAGGCATACTGGTCATGAACAGTGCCGGCAATAACGGTAACCTTACCAACGAGAACAAGTTCGTTTCCTGTCCAGGTGATGCCGACAGTGTTTTCACGGTTGGCGCAGTAAATGTTTCTGGACAGATTGCCGGTTTCTCCAGTTGGGGTCCGGCTTATGGTGGAAAAACCAAACCCAATGCCGTATCTGTTGGGCAGGGTACGGTGGTGGCCAACAACGCCGGCAACGCGGCTTCAGGCAACGGTACTTCTTTTGCGAATCCGAATCTGGCGGGCATGGTGGCTTGTCTGTGGCAGGCCTTTCCGGATTGCAGTAACATGGAAATCATCCGCGCAGTGGAGCAAAGCAGTGATCGATACAATGCGCCACATGAAAGATATGGTTACGGGCTTCCGAATTTCAAAAAAGCACATGATATACTTGCCAGGCAGAAAGAACAAAAAAATTACCAGCAAATCCTCGGAAAGAATAACATAAAGGCCTACCCCGTTCCTTTTGATGATGAACTGAGGGTTGCTTTCAAGGCGGAGGCCGATGGGGCCTTGCAATTAAGATTGGTGGACCTGAGTGGTAAGCCAATTGATCACAAACAAATGGTGGTGCATAAGGAACAATACTACACGGTGGAATTCCGCGGACTGCTCAAACTCCCTGCCGGTGTATACTACCTTCAAACCAGCGACGGCACACAAAAAAACATGATCCCCGTTATCAGGCGGTAA
- the queA gene encoding tRNA preQ1(34) S-adenosylmethionine ribosyltransferase-isomerase QueA, translating into MKLSQFKFDLPLNLIAQNPAKRREDSRLMVVHRKTGQIENKNFKDILDYFDDKDCMVVNNTKVFPARMYGRKEKTGAKIEVFLLRELNKPNRLWDVIVDPARKIRVGNKLYFGDNDELVAEVIDNTTSRGRTIRFLWDGTDDEFRQMLEFLGETPLPKYIKRKPDEDDKERYQTVYAKHEGAVAAPTAGLHFSKELIKRLEIKGVRFAEITLHTGLGTFRPIEVEDLSKHKMDAEYYKIDEEACKLVNKARETGHRICSVGTTTMRAIESSFTAQKLLKPSEGWTNTFIHPPYEFSIADSLITNFHLPKTSLLIMTCAFAGYDLAMEAYKKAIKDKYRFFSYGDAMVVL; encoded by the coding sequence ATGAAGTTATCTCAGTTCAAATTTGATCTTCCCTTAAACCTTATCGCACAAAATCCTGCCAAAAGACGTGAAGACAGCCGTTTGATGGTGGTGCACCGCAAAACCGGCCAGATCGAGAACAAGAATTTCAAAGACATCCTGGATTATTTCGACGACAAAGATTGCATGGTCGTTAACAATACCAAAGTTTTCCCGGCGCGTATGTATGGCCGTAAAGAGAAGACCGGCGCAAAGATCGAGGTTTTCCTGCTGCGCGAACTCAATAAGCCCAACCGCTTATGGGATGTGATCGTGGATCCCGCCCGTAAAATCCGCGTAGGCAACAAACTGTATTTCGGTGACAACGATGAACTGGTGGCAGAAGTGATTGACAATACCACTTCCCGCGGCCGTACCATCCGTTTCCTGTGGGACGGTACCGATGATGAATTCCGCCAGATGCTGGAGTTCCTCGGCGAAACCCCGCTTCCCAAATACATTAAACGCAAGCCGGACGAGGACGATAAAGAACGTTACCAAACGGTTTACGCCAAACATGAAGGTGCCGTTGCCGCTCCTACCGCTGGCCTGCACTTCTCCAAAGAACTGATCAAGCGCCTTGAAATCAAAGGGGTTCGTTTTGCAGAAATCACCCTTCATACCGGACTGGGTACTTTCAGGCCCATTGAAGTGGAGGACCTCAGCAAACATAAAATGGACGCGGAGTATTACAAAATTGATGAAGAAGCCTGCAAGCTCGTGAACAAAGCACGGGAAACCGGCCACCGCATCTGCTCCGTAGGTACTACCACCATGCGTGCCATCGAATCTTCTTTTACCGCGCAGAAACTGCTGAAGCCTTCTGAAGGATGGACGAACACATTCATTCATCCGCCTTATGAGTTTTCTATTGCGGATTCGCTGATTACGAATTTTCATCTGCCTAAGACCAGTCTGCTGATTATGACCTGTGCTTTTGCGGGGTATGATCTGGCGATGGAGGCGTATAAGAAGGCGATTAAGGATAAGTACAGGTTCTTTAGTTACGGGGATGCGATGGTGGTGCTTTAG
- a CDS encoding single-stranded DNA-binding protein yields the protein MIKMQVIGNLGKDCLVNNVNGRTVINFSVAHTEKIKDAQGNLKDKTIWVECAYWTDRTGISPYLKKGTQVYVDGAPDIRTYTTNDGRNGASLSLRVLSVQLLGGRSEGGAPDGGGYSGGYAGGQTGGNSGNTYSAPSAPAGNDGGADDLPF from the coding sequence ATGATTAAAATGCAGGTTATTGGCAATCTGGGAAAAGATTGCCTGGTGAACAATGTAAATGGAAGAACGGTGATCAATTTCAGCGTGGCGCACACCGAAAAGATCAAAGATGCACAGGGTAATCTGAAAGATAAAACGATCTGGGTGGAATGTGCATATTGGACGGATCGTACAGGAATCTCTCCTTACCTGAAAAAAGGCACGCAGGTATATGTGGACGGCGCGCCGGATATCAGGACGTACACCACCAATGACGGCAGAAACGGCGCGAGCCTTTCGCTCAGGGTATTGTCCGTACAGTTGCTGGGAGGCCGCAGTGAAGGTGGTGCGCCAGATGGCGGTGGATACAGTGGTGGTTATGCGGGCGGACAAACCGGCGGCAACAGCGGTAACACTTACAGCGCTCCTTCAGCTCCGGCTGGTAACGATGGCGGAGCCGATGATCTTCCGTTCTAA
- a CDS encoding aspartate kinase, translating to MKVMKFGGTSVGKPERMHEVGRLITRDEEPTIVILSALSGTTNTLVAIGDAMSKNDKETAKQKIDELYAHYQQFLKDLLKQEATYNKAKAIIDEHFEFLNIILKISFNEALNKDILAQGELMSTKMFSAYLEEAGIDHALLPALEFMRIDAYDEPQVPVISEKLKALIEEHKGKKLFITQGYICRNARGEVDNLKRGGSDYSASLIAAAIKASVCEIWTDIDGMHNNDPRVVKKTVPIEQLSFDEAAELAYFGAKILHPASIWPAQMYNVPVKLLNTMQPEAKGTTIMAEAGSVGVKAVAAKDGIIAIKIKSSRMLLAYGFLRKIFEVFEKYRTPIDMITTSEVAVSLTIDSNTYLKEIVKELEPFGTIEVDANHTIVSVVGNEIVKTTDMLQRLFEALSPIPVRMVSYGGSKHNVSILVPSDYKTETLQLLNKGVFGLE from the coding sequence ATGAAAGTTATGAAATTTGGGGGTACCTCTGTAGGTAAACCCGAAAGAATGCACGAGGTGGGAAGGCTCATCACACGTGATGAAGAACCAACCATCGTGATCCTGAGCGCGCTGAGCGGAACCACGAACACCCTGGTGGCCATCGGGGATGCGATGAGCAAAAACGATAAAGAAACCGCCAAACAGAAGATCGACGAATTATACGCCCACTACCAGCAGTTCCTGAAGGACCTTCTGAAACAGGAAGCAACATACAACAAAGCAAAAGCCATCATTGATGAGCATTTCGAGTTCCTGAACATCATCCTGAAAATATCATTCAACGAGGCACTCAATAAAGACATCCTCGCCCAGGGCGAACTGATGAGCACCAAAATGTTCAGTGCTTACCTCGAAGAAGCAGGTATTGACCATGCCCTGCTACCCGCATTGGAATTCATGCGCATCGATGCGTACGATGAACCTCAGGTCCCCGTGATCAGCGAAAAACTCAAAGCGCTGATCGAAGAACACAAAGGCAAAAAACTGTTCATCACCCAGGGATATATCTGCCGCAACGCAAGGGGAGAAGTGGACAACCTGAAACGCGGCGGAAGCGACTACAGCGCTTCGCTGATCGCGGCGGCCATCAAAGCAAGTGTATGCGAAATATGGACCGATATCGACGGCATGCACAACAATGACCCGCGCGTGGTAAAAAAGACTGTGCCCATCGAACAACTCAGTTTTGATGAAGCTGCGGAGCTGGCTTATTTCGGCGCTAAAATCCTGCATCCGGCCTCCATCTGGCCCGCACAGATGTACAATGTGCCCGTGAAGCTCCTCAATACCATGCAGCCCGAAGCCAAAGGTACCACCATCATGGCGGAAGCCGGATCGGTTGGCGTGAAAGCCGTGGCCGCGAAGGATGGCATCATCGCCATCAAAATCAAGAGCAGCCGAATGTTGCTCGCCTATGGGTTCCTCCGCAAAATATTCGAGGTATTCGAAAAATACCGTACCCCGATCGATATGATCACCACTTCCGAAGTGGCGGTCTCCCTTACGATCGACAGCAATACTTATCTCAAGGAGATCGTGAAAGAACTCGAACCATTCGGCACCATCGAAGTGGACGCGAACCACACCATCGTTTCGGTAGTGGGCAACGAAATCGTGAAAACCACAGATATGCTCCAAAGGCTTTTCGAAGCCCTCTCTCCGATACCCGTGCGAATGGTAAGCTATGGCGGAAGCAAGCACAATGTTTCTATCCTCGTACCTTCCGATTATAAAACCGAAACACTTCAACTGCTCAACAAAGGTGTTTTCGGATTGGAGTAA
- a CDS encoding transposase, whose amino-acid sequence MLKQNEKKVNVQHVFIHCAFFAGNERHRIDPSWRGRINRQIVVLLKQLKHQVHLVYCMSDQLHVILKLSPDTPLQELAGRIRENTLQMINGVLQPRGRFYWMPGYAANSIGRAELVEVVKKIRSWDREGCDDFNEAFQDLPENGPPVPGTENGIK is encoded by the coding sequence TTGCTGAAACAAAATGAAAAGAAAGTGAATGTGCAGCATGTGTTTATTCATTGTGCCTTTTTTGCGGGAAACGAACGGCACAGGATCGATCCTTCCTGGCGGGGCAGGATCAATCGTCAGATCGTTGTGTTGCTGAAACAGTTGAAGCACCAGGTGCACCTGGTGTATTGCATGTCAGACCAACTCCATGTGATCCTTAAGCTGAGCCCGGACACCCCGCTCCAGGAACTGGCGGGCAGGATCAGGGAAAATACGCTCCAGATGATCAATGGCGTATTGCAGCCCCGCGGGCGTTTTTACTGGATGCCAGGATATGCGGCGAACAGCATTGGCCGGGCGGAATTGGTGGAGGTGGTAAAGAAGATACGCTCGTGGGACAGGGAAGGTTGTGACGATTTCAACGAGGCGTTCCAGGATTTGCCGGAGAATGGTCCGCCGGTGCCGGGAACGGAAAACGGAATTAAATAA